The window ATTTGATTCATGAACACTTACTAATAATGGCCGTCATTCCCTATTCGGAGGGAATCAAATCTTCAAGATTCCAACCTTCACGAGAATGACAACCATTTTTATAGTAAGATAACTTGCTTGTGCCCCATCTCCATCAGATAGTTATTATTTGTTGCTACCAAACTCCCAATCTATTTGCCGGCGCAACATACATTTTAGCTGTGCTAGGAATATTAAACGCTTTGTAAAATGCTTCCATGCTATAAACTGGGCCATTTACACGAAACATTTCAGGGCTATGTGGATCTGTTTTTAAACGAACAAGCATGCTTTCGTCGCGATCTTTGATTCTCCAAACTTGAGCGAAACTCAAAAAGAAACGTTGATCTGGTGTTAAGCCGTCAATTTTCTTATCGCTTTTTCCTTGATCAGTTAATTTAAAAGCGTCGTAAGCAATATTTAAGCCACCAATATCAGCAAGATTTTCACCTAAAGTTAAAGAACCATTTACGTGTTGATTATCTAAAAGCGAAAAAGTATTATAAAGTGCCACTACCTTATCTGCTTTAGATTTAAATTTATCGGCATCAGCTTTTGTCCACCATTCTTTTAGGTTTCCTGCAGCATCATACTGGCGCCCTTGATCATCGAAACCATGCGTCATTTCATGACCAATTACTGCACCAATCGCTCCATAATTAATGGCATCATCAGCGGCAAAATCAAAAAACGGAAATTGCAAAATACCTGCTGGGAAAACGATTTCATTGAATGATGGATTGTAATAAGCATTTACTGTTGGCGGCGTCATTCCCCATTCGGTTTTATCTACAGGTTTACCCAATTTATCCATCATTTCTTTATAATCGTGTTTTTTCGCGGAAAGCAAATTAGCATAATAGGTGCTTTTAGAGATCTCTACATCATCATACTTTTTCCATTTATCTGTATAACCAATTTTTTTTACAAAAGCATTTAGTTTTTCCAATGCTTTCTTTTTAGTTTCTGGTGTCATCCAATCAACTTTTTTTATTCTTTCTTCATACACTTTTTGAAGGTTATTAACCAAGCTGAGCATGCGCTCTTTCGCCTCAGGCTTAAAATATTGTTCAGCATATAGTTTTCCTAATAAATCTCCTAAGTTTCTATCAGCATTACTTACCATGGCTTTCCAACGTTCGGTTTGTGTTGGTTGCCCATAAAGTGTTTTTCCAAAGAAGTCAAATTTTGCCTTTCTAAAAGCTTTAGTAAAGGAATTGGCGTTAAAGTTTAAAGCGTCAAATTTTAATTTTTCTTTCCATACTTCTATTGGCTGACTTTTTATCAGTGTAGATAATGCTTGATAATACTTAGGTTGCCTCACAATTATGGTATCTGTATTTGCACCTAGATTTTGCAAAATAGATTTAAAATCGAGGTTAGGAACTTGTTTTTGAAAATCTGATACTAGAAATTTATTGTAATTTTTTTGCGGATCGCGAAGTTCAACTGGCGTTGAGTGAGCTTGTGCAATTGAGGTTTCTAACTTTAAAATATTATCTGCATATTTCGCTCCATTTAAAGAATCGCCTGCTAAACTGAATATTTTAACCATATAATTTGTAAAAGCTGCTCTGATTTTTT is drawn from Pedobacter mucosus and contains these coding sequences:
- a CDS encoding M13 family metallopeptidase → MKKTYYLPAALLLLLGACQNKNHQAETNIEQRTVFFDKAGMDTTVKPGDNFFLYANGKWFKNTVIPKTETGWGSFYTLYDDNVKNLRKILENAGKSNATKGSLEQKVGDFYTSGMDSLTIEKLGIEPIKPLLSKIDGIKNDKDLIKFISEGFKNGEGDLLGFGIEPDDKSSNTNVLVFAQAGLTLPDRSYYIDQDDKAKKIRAAFTNYMVKIFSLAGDSLNGAKYADNILKLETSIAQAHSTPVELRDPQKNYNKFLVSDFQKQVPNLDFKSILQNLGANTDTIIVRQPKYYQALSTLIKSQPIEVWKEKLKFDALNFNANSFTKAFRKAKFDFFGKTLYGQPTQTERWKAMVSNADRNLGDLLGKLYAEQYFKPEAKERMLSLVNNLQKVYEERIKKVDWMTPETKKKALEKLNAFVKKIGYTDKWKKYDDVEISKSTYYANLLSAKKHDYKEMMDKLGKPVDKTEWGMTPPTVNAYYNPSFNEIVFPAGILQFPFFDFAADDAINYGAIGAVIGHEMTHGFDDQGRQYDAAGNLKEWWTKADADKFKSKADKVVALYNTFSLLDNQHVNGSLTLGENLADIGGLNIAYDAFKLTDQGKSDKKIDGLTPDQRFFLSFAQVWRIKDRDESMLVRLKTDPHSPEMFRVNGPVYSMEAFYKAFNIPSTAKMYVAPANRLGVW